GTCCAGAAACGCCCGGGTATCCGGGTCCCAGACCGGCAGCCGCTCGGTGTAGACGATCTGGTCGTGCGACGGCCACCAGACCTGGTGATACGTCGCTTCGGTGACCTGCCGGATGACGTCGTGCGGGATGGCCCCGCGGATCGCCGCGTGCAGGTGCGGAGCGGTCCGCTTCTGGGGTTCGACGGTGGCGAAGTACTGCGCGTCCCAGCCCACGACCCGGCGCAGGTTCTGCCACCACCGGTCCACCAGCGCCGAGAAGTGCACCGCATCCCGAGCGGCCCGCCGGTAGTCGTACCGGGCCGGGTCGACCGGCGCGCCATCACGGACCGGGCCGTAGGTGTCGCAGGTCAGCGTGACGAACATCGACGGCCGGAACTTTCCCGCGTACTCCCGGCCCACGGTGGTTTTCGCGACCTTCTGCCGGGGCAGGTTCGGCGCGTCCTGCCGACGACGGGTCGAGCGCTTCACCGCCCGCTTGGTCGGGACGTCGAGGGCGGGCAGTCGGCCCCGCATGCCGAGTTGCCGAAGTTCCGCGTCGACCCCGGTGATCTCCTCCCGCAGTTCCTCCGCCTCCGCCTGGTCGTGCTCGACCACCTCCCGATACGCCGCCACCAGGTCCGCCCGGTAGGTCAACAGCTCTTTGTGGTCCTCCGACGGCGGCTCGGCGGCGAGGACTGGTTCTTCGGTCGTGTGCCAGCCCTCGCGGCACTGGGCCTGCCGGAGCGCCTTTGCCTTCCGCGCGCACGGCAGGCACACCGACTCCACCGTGGAGCCGCACGGGACCGGGACGTAGCGAAGCTCGCCGGTCTCGGTGTCGCCGACCTCCATCGTGAACGGGCGGACGCAGACGCCGTGCTTCTCCGCCGTCGCCCGGATCACGTCGGCGGCCAGCGGGGTCCGCATCCGTTCGGCCCGCGTCCCGGTGGCCGGCTGGATCTGTTCCTGGTCGGCCATCAGGCGGCCACCTCCCCGGAACGGGTCCATTGGCGAAGCTGGAACACAGGCATGTCCTGCCGCGCCCCGTCCGGCAGGTCCGGGAACACGTCGGCGTCGAAGTGGACGCTGCTGTAGACCTCGATCGGGACACCGCACGGCGTCCGGCCATTCACCGTCAGGTGCACCCGGTCGGCGCCGGGTACGCGCCAAAGCGAGGCCGTCACGTCGTCGAGGGTGTTCGCCCAGGCCAGCAGGCCCCCGGCCACCTCGGGCAGGCCGTCCACGTCCAGTTGCACCGCGACCGGGTACGAGCGGGTGCGGATGTTGACCGTGCAGACCGGCGGGAGCTGGTGCAGGTCGAGGTGGTCCCGGATGGCGTCGAGGTAGACCATCAGCGTGTTCACGCGGCCACTCCCTCGCTGCCGAGCGCGGGCCGAGCCCCACCGTTGGTGACGTAGTGCTCCAGCGCCTTCACGGTCTCGTCGGAGACCCATCCGGCGCGGATGCGCAGGGGTTCGCGGATGCCTTCGCCCCACACGAACCCGACCCCGGCCTCGGAGTCTCCGATGCGGTTGGCCCACGCGCCCCGCTCATAGGCGCCGTCGCCGAGGACCATGCCGACGTGGGTCTTGGAGGTGACCCGAAGGCAGACGCGGCGGGTGAACAGCTCGCGGACCGGGACGGTGTCCTTGGTCGGCTCCTGCACATAGCCGCGCACCGAGATGTTCAGCGCCCGGCCCTGGGTGTTCAGGAGAGCGACGCGTTCGACGATCTGTTCCCGGGTCTTGCGATCGGTGTACTTGGTCAGGGCCCCGATCTCGTCGAACTCCAGCAGCTCCAACGGGTACTCAGTCGACAGCGGGATGGTGCGGACCCGCCCGGCGAACTCCCGCTTCCGGGATTCCATCTCCTCCACCAGGCCATCCAGGAGCTCGACCGCGTCCTTGCCGGACACCGCGTAGCGGGTGAAGATGCCGCGACCGTAGGCGAGCTCCATTCCCTTGGGGTCGATCCCGGACATGCGCACCAGCCCGGACCGGATCGCCGGGGCCGCCGACACCAGCGGGCACCACATCACGCTGTTCTTCCCCGCACCCGACGCACCGGCGGTCAGGCAGTGCGCCCCGGACCCGAGCAACGGCACCCGCCAGTCGTGGCCGTACTCGGTGCGACCGGCCCACACGCGCCGGAGGTCGACTGTCGATTGCCCTTCGGGAAGGGCCGGGGCCTGCACGACGGCGGCCAGCTGGTCCCGGCGCTGAAAGTCGACCGACACCACATTCGGCTCCAACTCCCGCACCTGACACCGAGCGACCTTCCGCGCCGACGCCAACGCACGAGCCGCCTCGTCGAAGTCCTCCGGCTTCTGACCCGGCACGAGCCGAACCCTCACCTCATCCCAGGACGGGCCGGAGCGGGCGCCGAGGACCTTGGGCACCTGGACCCCGGACTGCCGAGCCGTCGCCCGCGAAGCCTTCCGCCGACCCACCAGGTTCACGGTCACCTCGACCGGGAGCGCGGCGTCCCGGACGCTGAGACCGCAGGCGTGCAGCCAGCCGGGCAGCTTGAGGTGATAGACCGCCCACCGCAACCACCACGACCGCAACGGCCGGCCACACCACTGATCGAACGAGGTCACGTCCAGCAGCCGCCACACACCCAGGATCAGCGCCAGGCCGCCGAGGTTGACCACGAGCCAAACCCAGCCGACCCACACGCACCACAGGTAGACCGCGATCACCGTCAACGAGGTCCGCCAGTGGATGACGACCTGGGAGAACAGCCAGAACACGACCTTGCACACCCACCACAAGGCCACGAACACGACCACCATCGCGGCCAGTGCCTCAGCCATCGACGCCAACGCGCGTCCGATCTTGGCCAGCACCCACACGCCGAGACCGAGGCCAGCCAGGGCGATCACGAGCATTCCGGGAGAGGTCATCGCCGACCACCACCCAGCACCGCCGAGAGATCCAGCGGCAACGCGCCCAAGCACGGGGCACACTTGGTCTCACCCGGCAGCAACCGAGCGAACTTCTTGCATTCCGCGCAGCGCATCCGGGTGACCCCGGTTGACTGGCGTCGGTTGTCATCATTTATCGTCTGCATTGTTCACTTCTCCAGTGGACAGGCGCAGAACCGGCGAAAAGGTTGGTAGCCACGAACCGGTTCTGCGCTCTAAAGGGGAAATCTGGGCATAAAAAGACGCGTTTATCCGCCACGCGTCCACGCATGCGAAATTGTCGACATTCGGTTAATTTGTCAGCAGGTGATCCCGCGAATCACACCTCCTGGTCAGCAAGGACGGGTGCCGCAGCGGGGCGGTAGTTCAGTACGGCGCGGACCACCACGGCGGCCGGAGGCACGCCCAGCGCGTCAGCGATGCGGACCGCCATCCCGATCGACGTCAACACTCGTTCCGAGCGCTCCAGCAAGTAGAGATGATCAAGCGATACGCCCGATCGCTGCGCCAAGTCGTTGCCCGACATGCCGTTGACGACACGGACCCAGCGAATCCAGCCGCCCACAAGCCGGGTATCCGGCATCGGCCGGGCCGTCCGCGACGTCCACTGAACCCGGTTTCTGTCAGTCATCGGAGCCACTCGAACCGCCCGCGTGGTCCTTTAGTGCCAACAGCGCCAACACCACGCGGTCCTCGCCCAGCGCGTCAGCCAAAGCCGCGATCACTTCCAAGGAACGCGCCCGGCGGGTCCCCACTTCGATCGCTTGCAGCGACGATTTGCTGATCTTCGAACGAGCCGCCAGTGCGGTCAAGCTCAGCGAATTCCGTTCCCGGGCAGCGCGGATATAGCGACCGAAGTCGACCTCCGGCAACGACGGAACCTGCGTCTCACGCGAACGTGGAGCCGGGACAATTCGCGGGTCCACCGGGTCGACCCCCTCCTTTCCGTAGTCCGATTTCCACTCCGGCTTTTTGGTCAGCTCCTCCACTTCCCGGCGCTCACGGTCGAACCAGTACAGCGCCTCGTGGTGGTGGCCCCGGTCGATATCGGCGACTGCCTGGTACATCCGCGCGTTCGCCCGCCGGAACGCCACCCACTCCGACACCGGCGCACCCTTGTCCGGCATCCGCGCGAACGAATCGTCGTGCGCCTCGCTCAGCGTCCGAGGCCACCGACCGTCAACCGGAGTCACCCGCCCGACCCCCATCACGTTCGGCCGGAGCCGCCGCGCGGGCCGCCAGCAGCGTCGCCAGTTCGTCGACCCCGTCGCGGAGCCGGTGCAGGAACGCCACGCACGCCGGCCACTCGTCCGGCTCCCCCGGCACCACCAGCGACACCACCGACGTCGCTCCGGTCACCACCAGCACCGGCGGACTGGCCGGACGCGGCCCGGTCTCCTCCACCGTCACCGAATCCCGGGACTCGACCATCCACGTCACGCCGAACCCGTCGACCCGAAGCCCCATCACCGTCAGCCTCACTCGCCCAATCCCGCGCCAACTCGGCGAACCCCTCGGCCGCCGACTCCAAAGCCGCCACGCACCACCACGGCAACCCCCGCGACCGAGCCAGCTCATGCCACGCCCGCGACACCCGCTCCGCCGCATTCGCCGTGTTCATCGAACTGCCCGGCGACAACACCCGCTTCCCGTGCTCCCACGCCGCCATGTAGTCGCGGTACGCCCGCTCCCACGCCCGGACCAGTTCACTGAACGCCGCAGCATCACGAACCGGCCCGGACGCGTTCACGCCGCTCACGCCGCCTTGGCCGCAGCATCACCCGACGTCGCCGAGCGCGCGGACTTCGACCCGGAACCGCTTCCGGCCGCCTTGAAGCCGGAGGCGCGGAAGACGTAGGACTGGTACTTGAACTCGCCCTGCCCGGCCACCTTCGGCTCCGCCGTCAGCCCCTCCAGCTCAACCGGTCGCATCCCCGGCAACGCTTCCGAAGTGGCCGGGACCGGCTGAACGTCAGCCAGAAGCGTGATCTCGAACGAAGCCCGCTTCGCCTTCGTCTCGTCCGGGTCGGTGACGGTGGCCTTCCACTGCCGCTTGCCGGTGACTTCGTCGACACGCTGTCGGACCGGGCGACCGGCTGCCCTGTCCTCCCGGGACTGGTATTCGTTGTCCGGTGCCACCTCGCCGACCAGTACCAAGCCCTGCGGGAACGCGTTGTCGAACTCGATCGGGAACCGGTGTCCCTTCATGATCGCCATGTCAGAGGCCCTTTCTCAGCCGTTCGCGGCCTTGTCGCCGCCGCCTTGGTATGCCAAGGTCTCTCTAGGTATACCAAGACTTGGCATGCCAAGTCAACTAAGGTGATCAAGCCCGAACAGGCAGGAGAGCGACCGTGCCCGAGCACATGTACGAACGCGTGGCAGATGTGCTGCGCGAGCGGATCGTCAGCGGCGATCTCGCCCCAGGCGATCGCCTGCCATCGCAGGAGGCGCTGAGTGAGCAGTTCGACGTGTCGCGCATCGTCGCCCGCGAAGCGCTGGACCTGCTGGAGAGCGAAGGGCTGATTGATCGTGTCCAGCGACTCGGCGCTTTCGTCCGCCGGTATCAGCCGCTCATCCGCAGGTCGGAGCAGCACTATCGCACCAACCCCGGCGCCCCGTTCGCCGAGGAGGCGCTAGCCGCCGAACGCATCCCGCGGTACGGCCACAACACGTACCCGGACCGCGCGAGCGCCGACATTGCTCACCGCCTGGAAATCCCCGTCGGCGCCGACGTCATGCGCACGGACTACACGTCGTACGCCAACGATGAGCCGATGATGCTCACGCACTCATACGAGCCACTGGAGATCACCAAGGGCACGGTGATCGAGCGTCCCGAGGAAGGCGTCATGATGACGGCCGGCCTGGTGGACCGCTTCACGGCTATCGACATGCGGCCGACGCGGGTCGTCGAGAGACTTCGTTCGCGGATGCCCCGCCCTTCGGAGACCGAGGCTCTGAACCTGCGCAAGGGGACGCCGGTCGTGATCATCGTGCGGACCACGTACTCGAACGAGACGCCCGTGGAAACCGCAGACATATTGCTGGATGCACATAGGTTCGAGCTTGAATACGTGCTCCGCGTAGACCCATTGCAATAGGAGCATGGAAATACGAAAAAGCGCCCGCCGCGTTGGTTCGCGACGGGCGCTTGTCGTATGCCTAGCAGTTGATCAGTTCGGGCTTCTGGTTGAGGATCTGCGCGCGGGGCGAGACGAACTCCTCGTACTCCTTGACCGCCGACGGGGCGAACAGGCCCGTCTTGCAGCAGTTCTGGAAGGCCAGCCGGACGCCGTACTTCCGCTCGACGGCCCCGCGCATCGAGTCGCTGGCAGCGAAGCGCAGCAGTTCACCCCATGCCTGGTCATCCGGCGGCACGGAGCCGTCCTCGGCGACCGTCGCCCCGCTCTCGTACTGCTTGACCAGTCGCTCGACCACCGACCAGGCGTAGGGAAGCGAGTTCTGAACGCAGGCCAGGAATTCGTCATCGGTCATCGCGCCCGCCTGCGCCTTCCTGACCAATTCTTCCGGGACCGTCAACGACATCGCGGCACTTCCTCTCAGGTTCGACACTGCCGCCGTCTATCTAACGCTTGCAGTGGACCTGACCGCGACGCCCGAAGGTGTGATAATTCAGCACTCCGCGTAGTCGTCGGCGTCGCCGAATCATTAGCAATCTTGCATGACCAGCTCTCGCCGAGTCGCCCGAGCAACTTGCAGACCTAATTTCAGATAGAATTGATCCTATTCAAGACCCCATCCACTGAACTCGTCACCTTGCACTTCCACTACAGGGTCACCGATATGCACGTAGGAGTCCTCAGGCTTCAGTTCTTGTTTGTAAGTAGCCTCCTCGGTGCGCAGTGTCTCAGTGGATTTGACGGGCTCGGCAAACAGTTGGCCGGCGGACAGCGCCTTTCCGGCCCACAAAGCCCCGCCGGACGTTGTGAATGTTCGGAAAGTGCTTGCAACCGACAGCTTTTCCATTACGCTGACAACCTTTACGAAGACCTTGGGTATATCGACGAAACCAAGCACCTCGCCTGTGTCTGGGTCTGGAATCTGTCCACCCTGAGAGTTGAGGATTGCAAACCTCATGCCAACGTCAACGCCGGCGTCCGAACCTCGATTGATAACAAGTTGCCTGGAGTTTAATATCTGTGCTACTTTCCCGCGAATTTTTTCGGACCTCACGATCGCGGTTTCCGAAACCTTGACCCAGTCCTCACCTGTTACCTCTACAGTAGAGTCGGGCTCGTTTTCCTTGTCGCTCATCTACTTACCGTCCTCAAATACCTCTGGTGCAACGTCTCGCCACGATTCGACTGCGTCCACCAGGTCGTTTTCAATGTTGCTCGCCTGAACGCTAAGTTGACCGAACATAAAGCGTGCAGCTGAGTTCTTTGGAGATGCCGAGATTCCATCATCCGCAATTATCCGAATTGTGGACGCGGTTGCTCGGATGTTGATAGCACTCCTGACCATGCTTCGAACGTGGTTTCTGTCAAGTCTTCCGGCGTGGCCCCCCACTGCGACGCTCAGGACCTGAAAGAGCCCACTGCAGACCGTTAAAGACAACACGGGGAGTAGGTCCAATGGAGAGCCCTTTGACCCTATGATTGCAATGACGATCGTTAGAGATAGTCCTGCTGCCAGCAAGAGCCAACTGGCCACCCGCAGCCAGCGATTAGCCGACTTGGCAGTCTGTTTCAAGGTTGGGATAGGTATCTGTTCTGGAGGCAGCATCACAGCCTCTGTTGAGTCTCCAGGGCTGGGGCTCTCGGCTAGCTGTCTATCAATCATGTAGCCATCAGCCTCCCTCGTCGTCACGTGTTGTTGCCGAACTTAGCTCTATGGGATCAAGGCGCCGCCGTCGGCGGCGCACCTCGGGGCCGCACGGCGGCCCCGCCCGAGTGCGGCACGGACGGCCTGCCGCTCCGCTCCGGCCGCCGGCCGCCGGGCGGGCCGCCGGAGGTCACCTTGCGTGCAGCGCCGCCGACGGCGCCGATCCTGAGCAAGAACGCGACACCCGGTGCATCACGCGCGGAGTTTGGCCCTGCCCAACGCGGATGCCGTCGGGTGCCGCGTCCTGCACTCTACGGCCGCACCGCAGAGTTCCCGCAAGATCGGTAACCGGTTCGGGCGTAGTGGCCGGATGACGAAGGGGGAGTTTGGTCCGAGCGGTGGCGAGTCGACGGAGGCCGCTCCCTCGCAGGCGATCGTTTAACACCGGCCCGCCGCCATCAAGGGCGCCTCCGGCGTCGCTGCGCGATGGACGCAAGCGCCCACCCTTGACACCGGCGACCCGGTGCTAACTGCGGCACGGGCGAGGAAGACGGGGGCGGACAGCCTCCGCGTCACGGATGCGAACCCGGAGAGGTGTCGACCATGAAGCAGCCGAGTCGACGACTCAGTCCCAACCAGGTCGCCCTGTGGTCCCGCTTCGAGCTGATGGACTGGCAGGCGCGGGGGAGTGGGAAGGCAACACGCGCGTGCACAGGCGCGGGCATACTGGGGGTGTCCAGCTCAGCCGGATCGAGGGCCTCGCGGAACCATCACGGAACAAAGAGGCCGGTCAGGCACCATCCGGCGGTTCTGTCCCACGTCAGGACCACCCTCCTTGCGAAGCTGGCACTCACGTGGCTAGAGTGCTAATCGCACGGCCCGACAGCCCCGGCACCCGCGACGGCGGGGGTGGTAGAGCCGTAACCACATCCTGCCAACGCTTTCGACGACCGTGGAGGTCAACCCGGTGAGCGTGAACATCAAGCCGCTCGAGGACAAGATCGTTGTCCAGACGAGCGAGGCCGAGGAGACGACCGCTTCCGGCCTCGTCATCCCCGACACCGCCAAGGAGAAGCCCCAGGAGGGCAAGGTTCTGGCCGTGGGCCCGGGCCGGATCGACGACAAGGGCAACCGCGTCCCGCTGGACGTGAGCGTCGGCGACGTCGTCATCTACTCCAAGTACGGCGGCACCGAGGTCAAGTACAACGGTGAGGACTACCTCATCCTGTCCGCCCGCGACGTGCTGGCCGTCATCAACTGACGTCCGCTCGCAGCGCATGACGCCCCGGGCCCCGCACAAGCCGGGGGACGGGGCGTTCTTGCGTTCCAGACCCACCGGAAGGTAAGCGGAAACCGCTATGCCCAAGCAGATCAAATTCGACGAGGACGCTCGTCGCGCACTCGAGCGCGGGGTGAACAAGCTCGCCGACGCGGTCAAGGTCACCCTCGGCCCGCGGGGTCGCCACGTCGTGCTCGACAAGAAGTTCGGCGGGCCGACCATCACCCTCGACGGCGTGACCGTCGCCCGTGAGATCGAGCTCGACGACCCGTTCGAGAACCTCGGCGCGCAGCTCGCCAAGAGCGTCGCCACCAAGACCAACGACGTCGCCGGTGACGGCACCACGACCGCGACCGTGCTGGCGCAGTCGCTGGTGAAGGTCGGCCTGCGCAACGTCGCGGCCGGCGCCAACCCGTCCTCGATCGGCCGCGGCATCGAGGCCGCCGCGGAGAAGGTCATCGAGGTCCTCAAGGCCAAGGCCACCCCGGTCAAGGGCCGCGAGAACATCGCCCAGGTCGGCACCGTGACCTCGCGTGACGCGAACATCGGCGCCCTGCTCGGCGAAGCCGTCGAGAAGGTCGGCGAAGACGGCGTCATCACCATCGAGGAGTCGTCGACCCTGGCGACCGAGCTGGTGATCACCGAGGGCGTCCAGTTCGACAAGGGCTTCCTCTCGGCGCACTTCGCGACCAACCCGGAGGAGCAGAAGGCGATCCTCGAGGACGCCTACATCCTGCTCGTCCGCGAGAAGATTTCGTCGCTGGCGGACCTGCTGCCGGTGCTCGAGAAGGTCGTCGAGGCCAAGAAGCCGCTGCTGATCATCGCCGAGGACGTCGACGGCGAAGCGCTGTCCACCCTCGTGGTGAACTCGCTGCGCAAGACGATCACCGCGGTCGCCGTCAAGGCGCCGTTCTTCGGTGACCGTCGCAAGGCGTTCCTGGACGACCTCGCGGTCGTCACCGGTGCCGAGGTGATCTCCACGGAGATCGGCATGAAGCTGGCCGACGCGAACCTCGGCTCGCTCGGCAGTGCGCGGCGGATCGTCGTCACCAAGGACGACACCACCATCGTCGACGGTGCCGGCACCAAGGACGCCACCCAGGCGCGGATCGCGCAGATCCGCAAGGAGATCGAGAGCACCGACTCCGACTGGGACCGCGAGAAGCTGCAGGAACGGCTCGCGAAGCTGGGCGGCGGTGTCGCGGTGATCAAGGTCGGCGCGGCCACCGAGACCGAGCTGAACGAGCGCAAGCACCGCATCGAGGACGCCGTGGCCGCGACCAAGGCGGCCGTCGAGGAGGGCATCCTGCCCGGCGGCGGTTCGGCTCTGGTCCACGCGGTCAAGGAGCTCGAGGGCTTCCTCGGCCTCGAGGGCGACGAGGCGACCGGCGTCAAGATCGTGCGTGACGCGCTGTCCGCCCCGCTGTTCTGGATCGCGACCAACGCGGGCCACGAGGGCGCGGTCATCGTCAACAAGGTGCGGGAGCAGAGCTGGGGGCAGGGCTTCAACGCCGCCACCGGCGAGCTGACCGACCTGCTGGCCGCCGGCATCGTCGACCCGGTCAAGGTGACCCGGTCCGCGGTGGCGAACGCCGCCTCGATCGCGCGTCTCGTGCTGACGACGGAGTCGTCGGTCGTCGAGAAGCCGGCCGAGGAGGAGCCCGCCGCGGCGGGCCACGGCCACTCGCACTGACGTAACGCAAGCGAACCGGGCGGTACTCCTGCGGGGGTGCCGCCCGGTTCTTTTCGCCCGCCCCGAACTTCGTGAAGGCCACCTTCAGGAACTTCAACTTCCTCAAGGTGGCCTTCACGAACTTCGGCGGAACCGACCCCGGACGGCACGAAGGGCGGCACCCCACCCGGTGCCGCCCTCCGATGTCTGTGGGGCGCTCAGCCGCCGGACATGCTGAGCGCGCGTTTGTCGGACTTGATGAGGTGCTCCCGCTCGGACTCCGAGAGCCCACCCCAAATGCCGTAGGGCTCGTGCACCGCCAGCGCGTGGCTGCGGCACATCTCCAAGACCGGGCAGCTCAGGCAGACCGCCTTCGCCCTGGCCTCTCGCCGCGCCCGCGCCGGGCCGCGCTCGCCGTCCGGGTGAAAGAAGGACGCGCTGTCCATCCCCCGGCACGACCCTTCGAGCTGCCAGTCCCACATGTCGGCGTTGGGTCCTGGGAGCCTGCGCGTGTCTGCCATCCTGACCGCCTCCGTCAATCGGTCGATGCCGCTAGCTGCTCTGCTGTGGTGCCGATACTCCATTCGGTGCAACGGGCGTAACGTTAGAAGCGCGCCAATAGTTGTTCAAGTGATTCGGGTCGATTCAGCCGTTAGGCATCCCCCGGATGTGTGAGCAGGGGTTTCGCCTCCGGTTGCCGACTGCGCTGGGTGCCTGGATATTGAGGCTCGTGGGAGCTGGGTCGGGTACCGAAGAACCCACCCTGCCGGTGGCCTCGGTCGCCCGCCGGCTCGGGGTCGCACCGTCCACCCTCCGAACTTGGGACCGCCGCTACGGGCTCGGCCCCAGCCGGCACACCGACGGCCGTCACCGCCGCTACGGCAGCTCGGACATCGGCAGGCTCGAACTGATGCAGCGCGCGTTGCTGAGCGGCGCGTCGACGGCGGAGGCCGCGCGCTACGCCCTCGAGCAGATGCCACGCTCCGGACCACCTCAGCCGGAGGAGCGGGCGGAACCGCGCGAAGCCGGCGCGGTCGACGACGGTCACGAGGTCCGCTCACGCCTGGCCCGCCGGTTGAGCACCGCCGCGCTGGCGATGGACGTCGGCGCGGTGCAGCGCATGCTGGCGGACACGATCGCCGAACTCGGCGTGCTCCCCGCGTGGACGGGCGTGATCGAGCCGGTGCTGTCGGCACTCGGGGCCCGCTGGCGCGGCGCGAGCGCGGGCGCCGAGGTCGAGTACCTGCTGGCGGAGTGCGTGTTCGCGGCGCTGGTGCGGGCGACCCCGGTGCTCGACGAGCCCCGCAACACCCGCCCGGTGCTGCTCGGCTGCGTCCCGGAGGAGCGCGACACGATGCCGATGTACGCGCTGGCCGCGTCCCTGGCCGGACGGCGGGTCGGCGCGCAGCTGTTCGGCGTGCCGCTGCCGGCGGAGGTACTGGCGGTCGCGGTCCGCCGCAGCGCGCCGGCCGCGGTGGTGCTGTGGGCGCACCGGCGCGGGGTGGCGGACACGCGGCTGTTCGCGCGGGTCTCGCGGGGACGGCAGCGCAGCCGGCTGTTCGCGTGCGGGCCGGGCTGGGACCCGGCGGGGCTGCCGGACAAGGTGGAGCTGCTGACGGACCTGCCGAGCGCGGCGGACCGCATCGAGCACGTCCTGGTCGGCGGCCGCCGGTAGCCGCCGCCGAACGTCCTGAATGACTCATTCAGGACGTCGGAGGTCCGGAATGAGTCATTCAGGACAC
This window of the Amycolatopsis balhimycina FH 1894 genome carries:
- a CDS encoding MerR family transcriptional regulator; amino-acid sequence: MGAGSGTEEPTLPVASVARRLGVAPSTLRTWDRRYGLGPSRHTDGRHRRYGSSDIGRLELMQRALLSGASTAEAARYALEQMPRSGPPQPEERAEPREAGAVDDGHEVRSRLARRLSTAALAMDVGAVQRMLADTIAELGVLPAWTGVIEPVLSALGARWRGASAGAEVEYLLAECVFAALVRATPVLDEPRNTRPVLLGCVPEERDTMPMYALAASLAGRRVGAQLFGVPLPAEVLAVAVRRSAPAAVVLWAHRRGVADTRLFARVSRGRQRSRLFACGPGWDPAGLPDKVELLTDLPSAADRIEHVLVGGRR